One window from the genome of Oryza glaberrima chromosome 3, OglaRS2, whole genome shotgun sequence encodes:
- the LOC127766885 gene encoding blue-light photoreceptor PHR2, which produces MAAAASDSDSPAAAAARHHDDPTLPAFASFSLSLSLRTPASPSPAALASVPSTIHLPTQISTLAVCLHPSASASASPSSRRRLNAAAAASSLLAPLPASTPGLSRSFPSGAPAAAGRRRTLVWFRADLRLHDHEPLHAAVGASSSLLPVFVFDPRDFGKSPSGFDRTGPYRAGFLLDSVADLRRGLRARGGDLVVRVGRPEVVIPELARAAGAEAVFAHGEVSRDECRAEEKVSKAVEKEGIEVKYFWGSTLYHLDDLPFRLEDMPSNYGGFREAVKGLDVRKVLDAPEEVKCVPMKNVLEPGEIPTLAELGLTAPPAMAHGSKAAVGSTLIGGEAEALERLKKFASECCMQPNKGDKDSTRDSIYGANFSCKISPWLATGCLSPRFMYEELKKHASRAIPSGSTPKNGDGTSDAGTNWLMFELLWRDFFRFITKKYSSAQKTSEVAPATGCTPTPALA; this is translated from the exons atggctgccgccgcctccgactccgactcccccgccgccgccgccgctcgccaccacgACGACCCCACCCTCCCCGCATTcgcctccttctctctctccctctccctccgcacccccgcctccccctccccggcggcgcTCGCCTCCGTCCCTTCCACCATCCACCTCCCCACCCAAATCTCCACGCTCGCCGTCTGCCTCcacccctccgcctccgcctccgcgtccccctcctcccgccgccgcctcaacgccgccgccgccgcgtcgtcgctcCTCGCCCCGCTCCCGGCCTCCACGCCGGGCCTCTCCCGCTCCTTCCCTTCGggcgcgcccgcggcggccgggcggcgccgcACGCTCGTGTGGTTCCGCGccgacctccgcctccacgaCCACGAGcccctccacgccgccgtcggggcgtcgtcgtcgctgctcccgGTCTTCGTGTTCGACCCGCGCGACTTCGGCAAGTCCCCCTCGGGCTTCGACCGCACGGGGCCCTACCGCGCAGGCTTCCTGCTGGACTCCGTCGCCGACCTGCGCCGGGgcctccgcgcgcgcggcggcgacctggtGGTGCGCGTGGGGAGGCCCGAGGTGGTGATCCCCGagctcgcgcgcgccgccggtgcGGAGGCCGTGTTCGCGCACGGCGAGGTGTCGCGCGACGAGTGCCGCGCCGAGGAGAAGGTGAGCAAGGCCGTTGAGAAGGAGGGAATCGAGGTCAAGTACTTCTGGGGCAGCACGCTGTACCACCTGGATGACCTGCCCTTCCGCCTCGAGGACATGCCGTCCAACTACGGTGGATTCAGGGAGGCTGTGAAGGGGTTGGATGTCAGGAAGGTTCTCGACGCGCCGGAGGAGGTCAAGTGTGTTCCCATGAAGAATGTGCTTGAGCCCGGTGAGATCCCCACGCTTGCCGAGCTCGGCCTCACTGCGCCACCGGCCATGGCACAT GGCTCAAAAGCTGCTGTTGGTTCTACTCTCATTGGTGGTGAAGCTGAAGCTCTGGAGAGGTTGAAGAAGTTTGCTTCAGAATGTTGTATGCAGCCAAACAAAGGGGACAAGGACAGCACTCGAGATAGCATATATGGTGCTAATTTCTCCTGCAAAATTTCACCATGGCTTGCTACAGGTTGCCTCTCACCGCGCTTCATGTATGAGGAGTTGAAGAAGCATGCTTCAAG AGCAATTCCATCGGGATCAACACCCAAGAATGGTGATGGCACATCTGATGCTGGTACAAATTGGTTAATGTTCGAATTGCTATGGAGAGATTTCTTCAG GTTCATCACAAAGAAGTACAGTTCTGCACAGAAGACCTCTGAAGTTGCTCCTGCCACTGGTTGCACCCCTACCCCAGCGCTTGCATAA
- the LOC127766887 gene encoding 60S ribosomal protein L22-2-like, whose product MARGVAAAAGGKGGAGKKKGSVTFVIDCAKPVDDKIMEIASLEKFLQERIKVAGGKAGNLGESVTVSRDKTKVTVTSDGPFSKRYLKYLTKKYLKKHNVRDWLRVIASNKDRNVYELRYFNIAENEGEEED is encoded by the exons AtggcgcgcggcgtggcggcggcggcggggggcaaGGGCGGCGCCGGGAAGAAGAAGGGCTCCGTCACCTTCGTCATCGACTGCGCCAAGCCCGTCGACGACAAGATCATGGAGATCGCGTCGCTCGAGAAGTTCCTGCAGGAGCGCATCAAGGTCGCCGGAGGCAAGGCCGGCAACCTCGGCGAGTCCGTCACCGTCTCCCGCGACAAGACCAAGGTCACCGTCACCTCCGACGGGCCCTTCTCCAAGAG GTACCTGAAGTACTTGACCAAGAAGTACCTGAAGAAGCACAATGTGCGTGACTGGCTACGGGTGATTGCATCCAACAAGGACCGCAACGTGTACGAGCTCCGGTACTTCAACATCGCCGAGaacgagggcgaggaggaggattag